AAAAGCTTAATCACTTTTTCCCTGTCATAGACTAACTTTTCCTGCAAAACATAGTATATTAAATAGAGCTTCATTATTTCAAAAATGGCTATGGACACTCTATATCGAACAATTAAACGCTTTTCTCATAGAATATAACTATTCTCTTTTTCTTATCATCTCACCCCTCCTCTACCTTACTAAATTTTGTTTACTAACTGCTAACTAAGGTGAATTAGTAAACAATAAAATCGTTTATGTAATTCTAAGATGATTAAAAGCGTTCGCAGCTGTCACCAGCATTTCCATTTACGAAACCGCTTTCATATATAATTATAAACTATTATTTCATAAGTTCAACTATTTTTCTAATTATGTAAAAAAGCCCCTTGAATAAGGCGCAGAGATCGGTCTATTTATAGTATTAGATAGTAGAGGAAAGCTCACTATATGACTAACCTCGTAAAAATTTTATCTAGTTTGAGAAGGGAATTTTAAAAACCGGTTATATTAATTAGCAACATCCTAAATCATTGACCTTGTACAATGTGTGATATCCGCCTTAATATGACTGGCTCTTTATTTCAGCTTCCTGTATTTGATATAGGAAAAATCCTAAAAATAATAATTTTTTATAACCTCGTAAAAAGACAAACTTTTATAATATATTATTTAAAGGTTCAGAGTTTTTTTAATCAGTTTAGCTACCTTTTCATAAAATGCATTCTCATGCGGTACAAAATGATTCTTATTAACTAATTTATCAATTGGAACCTTTCTTCCACTCTTATTTAGTTCAAATCCTTCGATTCTAATGTCTTCTTTTTCTTGTAAACAAAACTGATAAAATTCTTTGAATTGAGCTCTGACAATGCCTAAAACTTCATCTCTTTGAACTTTGAAATCATTAAATGTATTTTTACTTTGGTAAAGAAAAACATTGGCAAACTCTTTATCTATAAAACAATTTCTTTCAACACAATATTTAATAACACCTAACCCAATAAGTTCATCGAAAGATACTTTTATTCCAGTCTCTTCTTGTACCTCTCTAATCCCATCGCAAATTGTTTCATCTACTAATAAATGGCCAGCAGCAGTTATATCAAGAAGATTAGGATAATCCTGTTTCTCACTACTTCGAATCTGAAAGTAAATATAATCTATCCCTTCTTCATTAGTGGTGAACCAGCAATGAAATGTTTCATGCCAATATCCCAATTTATGAACCTCTCCACGAGAAGCAACACCTATTTCATTTCTATCCTCATCAAAAATTTTCAATTGCTCATTATCCATTTTAATTCTCCTTATAAATTACTTATTTTTACTTTATATAAATAAAAACTTTAGACCTATATTTTAAGACCATTGATATAAGGAGCATTTTTATGTAATGGTACCGGTAGTCAGGGCTAACCGACACTCCGTGAGGAACATGATTTTGAGTCGATTTTCTCCCTCTTCCCCTTACTTTTTAATATATCTCCCAATATATAAGTTACCTCTTCTATACAAATCCAGGGGATTAAGTGGTACAATGTGTATATAAAAAGGTTATATCGGAGTGGTTAAATGGAACTACTAACACACCAGTCGTCTGCTTCCTCGTCAATAAGTTATAAAATTAAATTCATTTATGAAATTGTAATGGGTATTCTGGCACTAATTTCAATCTTATTCATTTGGAACGAAAGCTCCCTCATTAGAAATCTTGATTTTATTATCTGGCTCATATTTGTCTTTGATGTTACTGTCCGTTTCTTTACTACTAAAGATAAGCTTGGTTATATAAAGAAAAACCCACTAGACATTGTAGC
The genomic region above belongs to Bacillus sp. A301a_S52 and contains:
- a CDS encoding NUDIX hydrolase gives rise to the protein MDNEQLKIFDEDRNEIGVASRGEVHKLGYWHETFHCWFTTNEEGIDYIYFQIRSSEKQDYPNLLDITAAGHLLVDETICDGIREVQEETGIKVSFDELIGLGVIKYCVERNCFIDKEFANVFLYQSKNTFNDFKVQRDEVLGIVRAQFKEFYQFCLQEKEDIRIEGFELNKSGRKVPIDKLVNKNHFVPHENAFYEKVAKLIKKTLNL